From Sporosarcina sp. Te-1, the proteins below share one genomic window:
- a CDS encoding TetR/AcrR family transcriptional regulator → MNNRGRRKGADGEKSRELLLEIAAKQFALHGFHETKISAIVKEAHVTQPTFYLYFKSKEAIFQELVAVFKAKLYTLVEQSRLSSGIEPGKLQDRIAYGIAAIFHLFQDNEQVARIGFFASEEALDMKMKMVAQIEENLVTEVENGYFHGNVDINTVAIAIVGVIEQLTLTKLWTGLKTPEELAQEMTRLFLHGLLKES, encoded by the coding sequence TTGAATAATAGAGGTCGAAGAAAAGGAGCGGATGGAGAAAAAAGCAGAGAGCTACTGCTGGAAATCGCTGCAAAACAGTTTGCTCTTCATGGGTTTCATGAAACAAAAATTAGTGCCATTGTTAAGGAAGCCCATGTCACACAACCAACGTTCTATCTCTACTTCAAAAGCAAAGAAGCTATTTTTCAAGAGCTGGTCGCCGTGTTTAAAGCCAAATTGTATACATTAGTGGAGCAAAGCCGATTATCTTCTGGTATCGAGCCGGGGAAATTGCAGGATCGCATTGCTTATGGCATTGCTGCGATTTTCCATCTGTTTCAAGATAATGAACAAGTTGCCCGTATTGGCTTCTTCGCTTCAGAGGAAGCACTTGATATGAAAATGAAAATGGTGGCGCAAATTGAGGAAAATCTTGTCACAGAAGTGGAAAATGGTTATTTTCACGGAAATGTAGATATTAATACGGTTGCCATAGCAATCGTTGGCGTTATTGAGCAACTCACTTTAACAAAATTATGGACGGGATTAAAGACTCCAGAGGAACTCGCCCAGGAAATGACTAGGCTCTTTTTGCATGGGTTGTTGAAGGAGTCATAA